A genomic stretch from Malus domestica chromosome 15, GDT2T_hap1 includes:
- the LOC139192044 gene encoding beta-glucosidase 26-like, translating to MVPVGPCNFGGNSSTEPYIAAHHIILAHATAVKLYKERYQVEQNGEIGIVLATKYFKPYSNSQEDQAAAKRLFDFYLGWFMGPLVFGNYPQSMRELVKERLPTFSAEEKSLVRTFEQGFWSSWSRYPTKTR from the exons ATGGTGCCCGTCGGTCCCTGTAACTTTGGTGGTAACTCGTCCACGGAGCCTTACATTGCTGCCCATCACATCATCCTTGCTCACGCCACTGCTGTGAAGCTATATAAAGAGAGATACCAG GTAGAGCAAAATGGAGAGATCGGAATCGTCCTTGCTACTAAGTATTTTAAGCCATATTCTAATTCACAGGAAGATCAAGCTGCAGCAAAGAGACTGTTTGATTTTTATCTAGGATG GTTTATGGGACCGTTGGTATTTGGAAATTACCCACAAAGCATGAGAGAGCTGGTGAAGGAAAGGCTGCCCACATTTTCCGCCGAAGAGAAATCTCTTGTCAGGACCTTTGAACAAGGATTTTGGAGTAGCTGGTCGCGCTATCCTACCAAGACTCGATGA